One stretch of Ictalurus punctatus breed USDA103 chromosome 5, Coco_2.0, whole genome shotgun sequence DNA includes these proteins:
- the arid5a gene encoding AT-rich interactive domain-containing protein 5A isoform X1, translating into MCKVEHNHKQDQAAKNNNSGVYFCPCCLWYVRLDMTCKKNMPLFSVSEPRGDASGEEEHIDVCEEEQTEEKIPPKQFKREMPSSELTNGSAEESKPGQSESEERAFVMNLYQFMKERGTPIERIPHLGFKQINLWKIYKAVEILGGYESVTTRRLWKNVYDELGGSPGSTSAATCTRRHYERLVLPYERHRRGEEDKPLPPSKPRKQYKRSEEGKGKSESKKRRRTDGDDPEEILRGSHPCERGVCSHSGAWPVSSEHPDGDQVSSQDMCLREKPLLQPLVPALVMSPLEKKKRLAQASLSVTPPAGLEDVTEPERPSVIHLSHSSTPSGRVSHTSDGSPLPLSSPSSSRSPSPFSVSSEDCVAVPTQKTTAPEAEKQKQARFGASPESGVHVPFVRYPCPKDASPLLRPNHHNFLNFTSTHPDKTQRHPALRTPVPTSLSSACWVPSASSFSKVVPRSRDPWRPVSLQPFYKPHAPNSKRPNSAETLVKKLPSPVRFPDRKDKSKMVVPKPTQQYLVHQTGLPTLPYLLSGFNRPRADALEQMKALPHQPFFFPAHVNIPPSQTHPTHPLQGPFLGPYEATFRPYPYSVPVWHPPAGYSVATLQPY; encoded by the exons atGTGTAAAGTGGAACACAATCACAAACAGGATCAAGCcgctaaaaacaacaacagcggGGTGTATTTCTGTCCTTGTTGCCTTTGGTACGTGCGTCTCGATATGACCTGTAAGAAAAACATGCCTCTGTTTTCAGTGTCGGAGCCTCGTGGAGACGCGAGCGGTGAAGAGGAACACATCGATGTTTGCGAGGAGGAACAGACAGAGGAGAAGATTCCACCAAAGCAG tTCAAACGAGAAATGCCGAGTTCAGAACTGACCAATGGGAGCGCGGAGGAGTCCAAGCCTGGCCAATCAGAGAGCGAGGAGAGGGCGTTTGTGATGAACCTCTACCAGTTTATGAAGGAAAGAGGCACGCCTATCGAGAGAATACCTCACCTCGGCTTTAAACAGa TTAACCTGTGGAAAATCTACAAGGCTGTGGAGATACTTGGAGGCTATGAGTCG gTGACGACCCGGCGCTTGTGGAAGAACGTGTATGACGAGCTGGGCGGTAGTCCGGGCAGCACCAGCGCCGCCACCTGCACTCGCAGACATTACGAAAG GTTAGTTCTACCCTACGAGAGGCATCGGAGGGGAGAGGAAGACAAGCCACTTCCTCCGTCGAAACCTCGTAAACAGTACAAGAGGAGCGAGGAGGGCAAGGGCAAATCCGAGAGCAAGAAGAGACGGAGGACGGACGGAGACGACCCAGAg GAAATTCTGAGAGGCAGTCATCCctgtgagagaggagtgtgttCTCACTCCGGAGCGTGGCCGGTTTCCTCAGAGCATCCGGACGGTGACCAGGTCTCATCTCAAGACATGTGTCTCAGAGAGAAGCCTCTTCTTCAGCCGCTAGTCCCCGCCCTTGTCATGTCCCCTCTGGAGAAGAAGAAGCGTCTGGCGCAGGCGAGCTTGAGCGTAACGCCTCCTGCTGGCCTGGAGGACGTCACAGAGCCTGAGAGACCCTCTGTGATTCATCTGTCACATTCGTCCACACCTTCTGGACGCGTAAGCCACACCTCTGACGGCTCACCCCTGCCTCTGTCCTCCCCGTCCTCCTCACGGAGCCCCTCCCCTTTCTCCGTTTCCTCCGAGGACTGTGTCGCCGTTCCGACCCAGAAGACGACAGCTCCGGAAGCAGAGAAGCAGAAGCAAGCACGTTTTGGAGCTTCGCCTGAATCCGGAGTGCACGTACCCTTCGTCCGTTACCCCTGCCCCAAAGACGCGTCCCCTCTGTTACGCCCAAATCACCACAACTTCCTGAACTTCACGTCTACACATCCGGACAAAACCCAGAGACACCCAGCGCTCCGGACACCCGTCCCCACGTCTCTAAGCTCGGCCTGCTGGGTGCCGTCTGCCTCAAGCTTCTCCAAGGTCGTCCCTCGCTCCCGTGATCCCTGGAGGCCCGTATCCTTACAGCCGTTTTACAAACCCCACGCTCCGAATTCCAAGAGGCCAAATAGCGCCGAGACATTGGTGAAGAAGCTCCCGTCTCCCGTACGCTTCCCAGACCGAAAGGACAAATCCAAGATGGTGGTTCCCAAGCCGACCCAACAGTACCTTGTGCACCAAACTGGATTGCCCACCTTGCCATACCTGCTGTCAGGTTTCAACCGGCCCAGAGCGGATGCGCTGGAACAGATGAAAGCTTTACCCCATCAGCCTTTCTTCTTCCCTGCTCATGTCAACATTCCTCCATCCCAGACACATCCCACACATCCCCTGCAGGGTCCCTTCCTCGGGCCGTATGAGGCCACGTTTCGTCCGTACCCGTACTCGGTGCCGGTCTGGCATCCGCCTGCCGGGTACAGCGTGGCAACACTGCAGCCATATTAA
- the arid5a gene encoding AT-rich interactive domain-containing protein 5A isoform X2 yields the protein MVSEPRGDASGEEEHIDVCEEEQTEEKIPPKQFKREMPSSELTNGSAEESKPGQSESEERAFVMNLYQFMKERGTPIERIPHLGFKQINLWKIYKAVEILGGYESVTTRRLWKNVYDELGGSPGSTSAATCTRRHYERLVLPYERHRRGEEDKPLPPSKPRKQYKRSEEGKGKSESKKRRRTDGDDPEEILRGSHPCERGVCSHSGAWPVSSEHPDGDQVSSQDMCLREKPLLQPLVPALVMSPLEKKKRLAQASLSVTPPAGLEDVTEPERPSVIHLSHSSTPSGRVSHTSDGSPLPLSSPSSSRSPSPFSVSSEDCVAVPTQKTTAPEAEKQKQARFGASPESGVHVPFVRYPCPKDASPLLRPNHHNFLNFTSTHPDKTQRHPALRTPVPTSLSSACWVPSASSFSKVVPRSRDPWRPVSLQPFYKPHAPNSKRPNSAETLVKKLPSPVRFPDRKDKSKMVVPKPTQQYLVHQTGLPTLPYLLSGFNRPRADALEQMKALPHQPFFFPAHVNIPPSQTHPTHPLQGPFLGPYEATFRPYPYSVPVWHPPAGYSVATLQPY from the exons ATGG TGTCGGAGCCTCGTGGAGACGCGAGCGGTGAAGAGGAACACATCGATGTTTGCGAGGAGGAACAGACAGAGGAGAAGATTCCACCAAAGCAG tTCAAACGAGAAATGCCGAGTTCAGAACTGACCAATGGGAGCGCGGAGGAGTCCAAGCCTGGCCAATCAGAGAGCGAGGAGAGGGCGTTTGTGATGAACCTCTACCAGTTTATGAAGGAAAGAGGCACGCCTATCGAGAGAATACCTCACCTCGGCTTTAAACAGa TTAACCTGTGGAAAATCTACAAGGCTGTGGAGATACTTGGAGGCTATGAGTCG gTGACGACCCGGCGCTTGTGGAAGAACGTGTATGACGAGCTGGGCGGTAGTCCGGGCAGCACCAGCGCCGCCACCTGCACTCGCAGACATTACGAAAG GTTAGTTCTACCCTACGAGAGGCATCGGAGGGGAGAGGAAGACAAGCCACTTCCTCCGTCGAAACCTCGTAAACAGTACAAGAGGAGCGAGGAGGGCAAGGGCAAATCCGAGAGCAAGAAGAGACGGAGGACGGACGGAGACGACCCAGAg GAAATTCTGAGAGGCAGTCATCCctgtgagagaggagtgtgttCTCACTCCGGAGCGTGGCCGGTTTCCTCAGAGCATCCGGACGGTGACCAGGTCTCATCTCAAGACATGTGTCTCAGAGAGAAGCCTCTTCTTCAGCCGCTAGTCCCCGCCCTTGTCATGTCCCCTCTGGAGAAGAAGAAGCGTCTGGCGCAGGCGAGCTTGAGCGTAACGCCTCCTGCTGGCCTGGAGGACGTCACAGAGCCTGAGAGACCCTCTGTGATTCATCTGTCACATTCGTCCACACCTTCTGGACGCGTAAGCCACACCTCTGACGGCTCACCCCTGCCTCTGTCCTCCCCGTCCTCCTCACGGAGCCCCTCCCCTTTCTCCGTTTCCTCCGAGGACTGTGTCGCCGTTCCGACCCAGAAGACGACAGCTCCGGAAGCAGAGAAGCAGAAGCAAGCACGTTTTGGAGCTTCGCCTGAATCCGGAGTGCACGTACCCTTCGTCCGTTACCCCTGCCCCAAAGACGCGTCCCCTCTGTTACGCCCAAATCACCACAACTTCCTGAACTTCACGTCTACACATCCGGACAAAACCCAGAGACACCCAGCGCTCCGGACACCCGTCCCCACGTCTCTAAGCTCGGCCTGCTGGGTGCCGTCTGCCTCAAGCTTCTCCAAGGTCGTCCCTCGCTCCCGTGATCCCTGGAGGCCCGTATCCTTACAGCCGTTTTACAAACCCCACGCTCCGAATTCCAAGAGGCCAAATAGCGCCGAGACATTGGTGAAGAAGCTCCCGTCTCCCGTACGCTTCCCAGACCGAAAGGACAAATCCAAGATGGTGGTTCCCAAGCCGACCCAACAGTACCTTGTGCACCAAACTGGATTGCCCACCTTGCCATACCTGCTGTCAGGTTTCAACCGGCCCAGAGCGGATGCGCTGGAACAGATGAAAGCTTTACCCCATCAGCCTTTCTTCTTCCCTGCTCATGTCAACATTCCTCCATCCCAGACACATCCCACACATCCCCTGCAGGGTCCCTTCCTCGGGCCGTATGAGGCCACGTTTCGTCCGTACCCGTACTCGGTGCCGGTCTGGCATCCGCCTGCCGGGTACAGCGTGGCAACACTGCAGCCATATTAA